One genomic window of Cellulophaga sp. Hel_I_12 includes the following:
- a CDS encoding fasciclin domain-containing protein has product MKHFINLKSFILLFLGAISLVSCDLSNDENNTINTSIVDVIKANPNLSSLVAALEENPESNLLNSLSSFGSYTVLAPNNAAFDEFLNGAALSDIPAADLEALLLNHIILTQANAATFVSANENGVFYAKTAGSILIGDERSYLNIFFDVVDDVLSFNGEANVIQANLVADNGYVHIVDKVIKIPSIVDFVVADSRFSSLLGALTAPGQPDFPTILSTPNGTAPAPFTVFAPVNEAFTALETVPTGEELTKVLQHHVIAEENIFINQISTGLESPATLEGDILTFRIQNGFGFIEDGSGNTDAKFISENLDIQAKNGIIHAIDKVLIPNLDN; this is encoded by the coding sequence ATGAAACACTTCATAAACTTAAAATCGTTTATTTTACTTTTTCTTGGCGCCATCTCTTTGGTGTCTTGTGATTTAAGTAATGATGAAAATAATACTATAAATACATCTATTGTAGATGTTATAAAGGCCAATCCAAATTTAAGTAGTTTAGTGGCCGCATTAGAAGAAAACCCAGAAAGTAATTTACTTAATTCGCTATCAAGTTTCGGAAGCTATACGGTATTAGCTCCAAACAATGCCGCATTCGATGAATTCTTAAATGGTGCAGCACTGTCGGATATTCCAGCTGCGGATTTAGAGGCCTTACTTTTAAATCATATAATTCTCACGCAAGCAAATGCCGCTACCTTTGTGAGTGCCAATGAAAATGGCGTATTTTATGCAAAAACAGCAGGTTCAATTTTGATAGGCGACGAAAGGTCATATCTCAATATTTTCTTCGATGTTGTGGATGATGTACTTAGCTTTAATGGAGAAGCAAATGTTATTCAGGCAAATCTTGTGGCCGACAATGGGTATGTTCATATTGTAGATAAGGTTATTAAAATACCTTCGATTGTTGATTTTGTTGTGGCGGATTCAAGATTTTCATCTTTACTCGGTGCCTTAACTGCTCCTGGTCAGCCAGATTTTCCGACCATATTGAGTACGCCTAATGGTACAGCGCCTGCACCTTTTACGGTTTTTGCGCCTGTTAATGAGGCTTTCACTGCGCTTGAAACGGTACCGACTGGAGAAGAGTTAACTAAAGTATTACAACATCACGTCATTGCAGAAGAAAATATTTTTATCAATCAAATTAGCACAGGATTAGAATCTCCTGCCACTTTAGAAGGGGATATTCTAACCTTTAGGATTCAGAATGGTTTTGGTTTTATTGAAGACGGAAGTGGAAATACGGATGCAAAATTCATTTCAGAAAACTTGGATATACAAGCAAAAAATGGAATTATACATGCTATTGACAAAGTGCTTATTCCAAATTTGGATAATTAA
- a CDS encoding fasciclin domain-containing protein, with protein sequence MKNLIWLKKTVLILVLASFTVACSDDDEVSAQGTTITDLAIASPALSNLVAALTAADGDLPAVLKGAGPYTVLAPTNAAFETFLDGRALEDIPSEVLTQVLLNHVLNGKVEAADLTGLNADGIFYASTLATGAKANTQMSIYFETEGGVEFNGYSNVVDPNIQASNGVIHVVDAVIDLPTVVDFALADDRFSTLVSALTADDSFGYVAALQTANGTNPAPFTVFAPTNDAFAALLVDLEVTGLISIPIPTLQTVLELHVVPGTNVLSSELAGLDGQAVPSLGGSNITIQASPAGIIGPGNDTTLNPIVIADVQASNGVIHALSRVIR encoded by the coding sequence ATGAAAAATTTAATTTGGTTAAAAAAAACAGTATTAATTTTGGTTTTAGCGTCTTTCACGGTAGCCTGTAGTGATGACGACGAAGTATCAGCTCAAGGAACTACCATCACTGATTTAGCAATTGCTAGTCCAGCTTTATCAAATTTAGTAGCAGCACTTACGGCTGCTGATGGTGATTTACCAGCGGTACTAAAAGGTGCAGGACCATACACTGTATTAGCGCCAACCAATGCAGCTTTTGAAACTTTTTTAGATGGTAGAGCTTTAGAAGATATTCCTTCTGAAGTTTTAACCCAAGTGTTATTAAACCATGTATTAAACGGAAAGGTAGAAGCGGCAGATTTAACAGGCTTAAATGCTGATGGTATTTTTTATGCTTCTACATTAGCAACAGGAGCCAAAGCAAATACTCAAATGAGTATCTATTTCGAAACTGAAGGTGGTGTTGAATTTAATGGATATTCAAATGTAGTTGATCCTAATATACAAGCTAGTAACGGTGTTATACATGTTGTGGATGCCGTAATCGATTTACCAACGGTTGTAGACTTTGCTTTAGCCGATGATCGTTTTTCTACTTTAGTCAGCGCATTAACTGCTGACGATTCTTTTGGATATGTAGCTGCTTTACAAACTGCCAATGGAACTAACCCAGCTCCTTTTACCGTTTTTGCGCCAACTAATGATGCTTTTGCAGCACTTTTAGTTGATTTAGAAGTAACTGGCCTTATCTCCATTCCAATTCCTACCTTACAAACTGTTTTAGAATTGCACGTAGTTCCTGGAACAAACGTACTTTCCTCTGAATTAGCTGGTTTAGACGGACAAGCAGTACCAAGCCTTGGTGGTAGTAATATTACGATTCAAGCGTCTCCTGCAGGGATTATTGGTCCTGGGAACGATACTACCTTAAATCCTATTGTAATTGCAGATGTTCAAGCATCAAACGGTGTTATTCATGCATTAAGTAGAGTGATAAGATAA
- the yidC gene encoding membrane protein insertase YidC, producing MEEKKIDVNTIIGFVLIFGILLFMFWQNQPSQEEIDAKKVQQEQVDVASEKQEPVVQEIPAPASLNLNDSTAIANYKSSIGAFSYTKAIEGRSVLENDLVYMKISNKGGEITEVKLKEFKTYDSIPVYLIKDGNASFALNFTTTDNRVLNTKDLFFEPSLTEANGVTTLSMKAKVAANQFLEYTYEMKPNEYLVDFSIRSQGLSRVINNAQPINLDWKLKAIRHSKSIQYANRYTRLTYNHEDGNISKLSESSDLDEETETDIKWLSYRQHFFSSILATNTHFESAKLKSTNLVTEESHTQGFMKEYETQAPLKLEDGELAYTMNWYYGPTDVKVLAQYKELGLEDSIPFGWGIFGLINRYVFTPLFTFLSGFAPAGIAIIIMTILVRLAMSPVTYKSYLSQAKMKVLKPEIAEINEKYKDNAMKRQQETMKLNNKAGVSPLSGCIPALIQMPIFYALFMFFPTSFALRQKPFLWADDLASYDIIAQLPFSIPIYGDHVSLFPILASIAIFFYMMMTTGQNMTQQPGMPNMKFIMYLSPLFMLVFFNSFASGLSLYYFVSNLITIFIMLAIKHFILDDEKIHAQIQENKLKPKKENKFQKKMREMMEQAEQQKKIGKK from the coding sequence ATGGAAGAAAAAAAAATAGACGTCAATACAATCATAGGTTTTGTTTTGATTTTTGGAATATTGCTTTTTATGTTTTGGCAAAATCAACCTTCTCAAGAAGAAATTGATGCCAAAAAAGTTCAACAAGAACAAGTAGATGTAGCTTCTGAAAAGCAAGAGCCAGTTGTACAAGAAATCCCTGCACCAGCCAGCCTGAACTTAAATGATTCAACGGCAATCGCAAATTATAAAAGTTCTATTGGAGCTTTTAGCTATACCAAAGCCATCGAAGGAAGATCTGTTTTGGAAAATGACTTGGTGTACATGAAAATCAGTAATAAAGGAGGTGAAATTACTGAGGTAAAACTTAAAGAGTTCAAAACATACGATTCTATTCCTGTCTATTTAATTAAAGATGGTAATGCATCGTTCGCCCTTAACTTTACAACTACCGATAATAGGGTTTTAAACACAAAAGATTTATTTTTTGAACCTAGTTTAACAGAGGCTAATGGCGTAACTACACTTTCAATGAAAGCTAAAGTTGCTGCAAATCAATTTTTAGAATATACCTACGAGATGAAGCCTAACGAATACTTGGTCGATTTCTCGATTCGATCTCAAGGTTTGAGTAGGGTAATTAATAATGCGCAACCCATTAATTTAGATTGGAAATTAAAGGCTATCCGTCATTCAAAAAGTATTCAATATGCCAATCGATACACTCGATTAACGTATAATCATGAAGATGGTAATATAAGTAAGTTATCTGAAAGTAGTGATTTAGACGAAGAAACAGAAACGGACATAAAGTGGTTATCGTATAGGCAACACTTCTTTAGCTCTATATTAGCTACGAATACACATTTTGAATCCGCTAAATTAAAGTCCACAAATTTGGTCACTGAAGAAAGCCATACCCAAGGGTTTATGAAAGAATATGAAACCCAAGCTCCTTTAAAGCTCGAAGATGGCGAATTGGCCTACACCATGAATTGGTACTACGGCCCTACCGATGTAAAAGTTTTAGCACAATATAAAGAATTGGGACTTGAAGATTCCATTCCCTTTGGCTGGGGTATTTTCGGTTTAATTAACAGGTATGTATTTACACCTTTATTTACTTTTTTAAGTGGTTTTGCTCCTGCCGGAATTGCCATTATAATTATGACTATTTTAGTGCGCTTAGCGATGTCGCCCGTGACCTATAAATCGTACTTATCTCAAGCTAAAATGAAGGTTTTAAAACCAGAGATTGCAGAGATTAACGAAAAGTATAAAGACAACGCCATGAAAAGACAGCAAGAAACAATGAAGCTGAATAACAAGGCAGGCGTAAGTCCGCTTAGTGGTTGTATCCCAGCTTTAATCCAGATGCCTATTTTCTATGCCTTATTTATGTTCTTTCCAACATCCTTTGCTCTGCGACAAAAACCATTTTTATGGGCCGATGATTTAGCATCTTATGATATTATTGCACAATTACCCTTTAGTATTCCTATTTACGGAGATCACGTAAGTTTGTTCCCAATTTTGGCTTCGATTGCAATTTTCTTTTACATGATGATGACTACCGGTCAGAATATGACACAACAACCAGGAATGCCTAATATGAAGTTTATTATGTATTTATCTCCGTTGTTCATGTTGGTTTTCTTTAATAGTTTTGCCAGTGGATTGAGTTTGTATTACTTCGTATCGAACTTAATTACGATTTTTATCATGTTAGCGATTAAGCATTTTATTTTGGATGATGAAAAAATACACGCACAGATTCAAGAAAATAAACTGAAGCCTAAGAAAGAAAATAAGTTTCAGAAGAAAATGCGTGAGATGATGGAACAAGCAGAACAGCAAAAAAAAATAGGTAAAAAATAA
- the mnmA gene encoding tRNA 2-thiouridine(34) synthase MnmA — translation MKKVVIGLSGGVDSSVAAYLLKEQGYDVIGLFMKNWHDDTVTISNECPWLEDSNDAMIVAEKLGIPFQTVDLSVDYKERIVDYMFNEYEKGRTPNPDVLCNREIKFDVFMKIALQLGADYVATGHYCRKGTITNNDGSKTYQLLSGKDPNKDQSYFLCQLSQEQLSKTLFPIGELLKPEVRKIAAANDLITAEKKDSQGLCFIGKVRLPEFLQQKLKPKKGTIIEIPSHTPIYNTEKIDFLTKNEELAYRSQKPKYHLHDGKVVGEHQGAHYFTKGQRKGLAVGGTKEPLFVIETDVDENIIYTGQGKNHPGLYRHTLFVSDEELHWVRTDLALKEDERMEVQARIRYRQELQKATLYKINGGLYVDFEQKQSAITEGQFVAWYCNDELIGSGVIS, via the coding sequence ATGAAAAAAGTAGTAATTGGCCTTTCAGGAGGTGTAGATTCAAGTGTTGCAGCCTATCTTTTAAAAGAACAAGGTTATGATGTAATTGGTCTTTTTATGAAAAATTGGCATGACGATACGGTGACGATTTCTAATGAATGTCCATGGTTAGAGGACAGTAATGATGCGATGATTGTAGCTGAAAAACTAGGCATTCCTTTTCAAACCGTGGACTTGAGTGTTGATTATAAAGAACGCATTGTTGATTATATGTTTAACGAATATGAAAAAGGACGCACACCTAATCCTGATGTGCTTTGCAATCGTGAAATTAAGTTTGATGTTTTTATGAAAATAGCCCTGCAATTAGGGGCTGATTATGTGGCTACAGGTCATTATTGTAGAAAAGGCACTATTACGAATAATGACGGATCTAAAACCTATCAATTGCTTTCTGGGAAAGACCCAAATAAAGATCAGTCGTACTTTTTATGTCAGTTATCCCAAGAGCAACTTTCTAAAACTCTTTTTCCAATTGGCGAATTATTAAAACCTGAGGTACGGAAAATAGCCGCAGCAAACGACTTAATTACAGCTGAAAAAAAAGACTCTCAGGGGCTTTGCTTTATAGGAAAAGTGCGCTTGCCAGAGTTTCTACAACAAAAATTAAAACCTAAAAAAGGAACCATTATAGAAATACCATCGCACACTCCTATTTACAACACCGAAAAGATCGATTTTTTAACTAAAAATGAAGAATTAGCTTACCGTTCTCAAAAACCAAAGTACCATCTTCATGATGGAAAAGTTGTCGGAGAACATCAAGGTGCACATTATTTTACCAAGGGACAGCGTAAGGGTTTAGCGGTGGGAGGTACTAAAGAGCCCTTGTTTGTTATAGAAACCGATGTTGATGAAAATATAATTTATACGGGACAAGGTAAAAACCACCCTGGATTGTACCGACATACCCTTTTTGTAAGCGATGAAGAATTGCATTGGGTGCGTACAGATTTAGCATTAAAAGAAGATGAACGAATGGAAGTACAAGCCCGGATCCGCTACCGTCAGGAACTTCAAAAGGCGACTTTATATAAAATCAACGGTGGACTTTATGTTGATTTTGAACAAAAACAATCGGCGATCACCGAAGGCCAATTTGTTGCTTGGTATTGCAATGATGAATTAATAGGATCTGGTGTAATTTCATAA
- a CDS encoding nitronate monooxygenase family protein, with translation MKNKITELFKIDYPIIQGGMIWASGWRLAAAVSNAGGLGIIGAGSMYPNVLQEHIQKCKKATQKPFAVNIPMLYPDLEQLMDIVVAEGVKIVFTSAGNPKTWTTFLKEKGIQVVHVVSSVKFALKAQEAGVDAIVAEGFEAGGHNGRDETTTLTLIPLVKEKISIPIIAAGGISSGSAMLAAMVLGADAVQVGSRFVASHEASSHPSFKQKVVEAGEGDTHLTLKELAPVRLLKNKFYSDIQKLYMEGTNAEALKALLGRARAKKGMFEGDLEEGELEIGQVAALIHDIKPAGEIVKTMMKEFEEAKTRVLSL, from the coding sequence ATGAAGAATAAGATAACAGAACTTTTTAAGATTGATTATCCAATTATCCAAGGAGGTATGATTTGGGCTAGCGGTTGGCGATTGGCCGCTGCAGTTTCCAATGCAGGTGGGTTGGGTATTATAGGCGCAGGATCCATGTATCCAAACGTACTGCAAGAACACATTCAAAAATGCAAAAAAGCAACACAAAAACCTTTTGCAGTAAATATACCCATGTTGTACCCCGATTTGGAACAACTTATGGATATAGTTGTGGCGGAAGGGGTGAAAATAGTATTCACCTCTGCCGGAAATCCAAAAACATGGACTACCTTTTTAAAGGAAAAAGGAATACAAGTGGTCCATGTGGTAAGTAGTGTAAAATTTGCACTAAAAGCACAAGAAGCCGGAGTTGATGCCATAGTCGCCGAAGGTTTTGAAGCTGGCGGACACAATGGTCGTGATGAAACTACTACCTTGACTTTAATTCCCTTAGTAAAAGAAAAAATTAGCATTCCGATTATCGCAGCAGGAGGAATTTCAAGTGGTAGTGCTATGTTAGCGGCTATGGTTTTAGGAGCTGATGCCGTTCAAGTGGGGAGCAGATTTGTGGCGAGCCACGAAGCATCGTCTCACCCATCCTTTAAGCAAAAAGTGGTTGAAGCTGGAGAAGGCGATACGCATTTAACGCTTAAAGAATTAGCACCAGTAAGACTATTAAAGAATAAGTTTTATAGCGATATTCAAAAGCTATACATGGAAGGTACAAACGCCGAAGCTTTAAAAGCACTCTTGGGTAGAGCAAGAGCAAAAAAAGGTATGTTTGAAGGCGATCTAGAGGAAGGTGAGCTTGAAATAGGTCAGGTTGCCGCGCTTATTCACGACATAAAACCTGCGGGTGAGATTGTGAAAACTATGATGAAAGAATTTGAAGAAGCAAAGACTAGAGTTTTGAGTTTATAA
- a CDS encoding fasciclin domain-containing protein — MKKLLKFKSLLLSIVLLTFVYSCDDDDNQQPEMKSNIVQTAQATDALSSLVAALQKADEGTNNNLVSTLSSDSQFTVFAPTNDAFTALFAELDGFDSLDDFDLMEEKNLLAEILKYHVVAGAGVKAADLVDGQSIKTVQEENVVIRLDGDKVFVQDATSADAEVVIADVEASNGVVHVVNKVLVPQAVLDALESIAIAQRNLVDVVVNTEVLSFLEAAVIKTDLVATLSSAGPFTVFAPTDDAIAALFETLGDDYTSLDDFDTADEIALLKNIILYHVIPNAQIAAGDLAAGSVGTAFAENNIEVLASGGSFVIGDASTVDANITGTDIFASNGVAHTIDKVLLPQVAIDVVNRITNGTLVDIVVATPALSLLEQAVLKADLVGTLNGAGPFTVFAPTDDAFVALLAVLGDDFTSLDDFNTPAEIALLRNILLYHVIPSEVKAGDLAAGMVGTAFAGNSVEVIASGNTFVIGDASSSNANITGTDILASNGVAHTIDKVLLPQAALDFVTRLTNGTLVDIVVATTPLSILEAAVIKTGLVETLNGAGPFTVFAPTNDAFVALLNALGDDYNSLDDFNTTAEIDLLRNILLYHVIPNAEVAAGDLEAGMVGTAFAGNSLEVIASGGSFVIGDASATNATITGTDIFATNGVAHTINKVLLPAAAVEFATRISNGSLVDIVVGTPSLSILEEAVILTGLVDTLNGAGPFTVFAPTNDAFEALYRILGQDFVNRGMAAFDTPERINALRNLLLYHVVPGQVLANQLSAGSVPTAFTGNSFTVVASGNSFVIRDTTSASADAGIVATNILATNGVAHVINQVLVPLSSFGPLH, encoded by the coding sequence ATGAAAAAACTATTAAAATTTAAAAGTCTATTACTAAGTATTGTTTTGCTCACATTCGTCTATTCATGTGATGACGATGATAATCAGCAACCTGAAATGAAGTCTAACATCGTGCAAACTGCTCAAGCAACTGACGCCCTTAGTAGTTTAGTTGCCGCTTTACAAAAAGCCGATGAGGGAACTAATAATAATTTAGTGAGCACCTTAAGTAGTGATTCTCAATTTACTGTTTTTGCTCCAACCAATGATGCCTTTACCGCCTTATTTGCAGAATTAGACGGATTTGATTCTTTAGATGATTTTGATTTGATGGAAGAAAAGAATCTTTTAGCAGAAATTCTTAAATACCATGTAGTTGCGGGTGCAGGTGTTAAAGCTGCAGACTTAGTTGATGGGCAATCTATTAAAACCGTTCAAGAAGAAAATGTAGTTATTCGTTTAGATGGCGATAAAGTTTTTGTACAGGATGCGACCAGTGCTGATGCTGAAGTCGTGATTGCTGATGTAGAAGCTAGTAACGGTGTTGTTCATGTGGTAAATAAAGTATTGGTACCCCAGGCTGTTTTAGATGCTTTGGAAAGTATTGCTATTGCCCAAAGAAATCTTGTTGATGTTGTAGTAAATACTGAGGTTTTATCTTTTTTAGAAGCTGCGGTTATTAAAACCGACTTAGTAGCTACATTAAGTAGTGCTGGTCCATTTACGGTATTTGCACCAACCGATGATGCTATTGCTGCTTTATTTGAGACTTTAGGTGATGACTATACTAGCTTAGATGATTTCGATACAGCAGACGAAATTGCATTACTAAAAAATATTATTTTATACCACGTAATCCCCAACGCTCAAATTGCTGCAGGTGATTTAGCTGCTGGTTCTGTGGGTACTGCTTTTGCAGAAAATAACATAGAAGTACTAGCTTCTGGAGGTTCTTTTGTAATTGGTGATGCGTCTACAGTGGATGCCAATATTACAGGAACTGATATTTTTGCAAGTAATGGTGTTGCACATACGATCGATAAAGTGTTATTACCACAAGTGGCTATTGACGTAGTGAATAGAATTACAAACGGTACCTTAGTAGATATCGTTGTTGCTACACCAGCCCTTTCGCTATTGGAGCAAGCGGTGCTTAAAGCTGATTTAGTGGGTACCTTAAACGGGGCTGGACCATTTACTGTTTTTGCACCAACGGATGATGCATTTGTTGCTTTATTAGCTGTGTTAGGAGACGATTTTACTAGTCTTGATGATTTTAATACGCCTGCAGAAATAGCTTTGTTGAGAAACATTTTATTGTACCACGTGATCCCATCTGAAGTAAAAGCCGGCGATTTAGCTGCCGGAATGGTAGGGACTGCTTTTGCTGGAAATAGCGTAGAGGTTATTGCTTCAGGAAATACTTTCGTGATTGGTGATGCTTCCTCATCAAATGCAAACATCACAGGTACGGATATTTTAGCGAGCAATGGTGTGGCACATACCATTGATAAAGTTTTATTACCACAAGCTGCACTAGATTTTGTAACAAGGTTGACCAATGGAACTTTAGTGGATATCGTTGTGGCTACCACACCACTTTCTATATTAGAAGCCGCTGTTATTAAAACTGGTTTGGTTGAGACCCTAAATGGAGCTGGGCCATTCACTGTATTTGCTCCTACAAATGATGCTTTTGTTGCTTTATTAAATGCTTTAGGTGATGACTATAACAGCCTTGATGATTTTAATACTACTGCTGAAATCGATTTATTGAGAAACATCTTATTATACCATGTGATTCCAAACGCCGAGGTAGCTGCTGGAGATTTAGAAGCGGGTATGGTAGGTACTGCTTTTGCAGGTAATAGTTTAGAGGTGATTGCTTCTGGAGGTTCTTTTGTAATTGGTGATGCTTCTGCTACAAACGCTACAATAACAGGTACAGATATTTTTGCAACTAACGGTGTTGCACACACTATCAATAAGGTCTTATTACCAGCAGCTGCAGTTGAATTTGCTACAAGAATTAGCAACGGAAGCTTAGTTGATATTGTGGTAGGAACTCCTTCTCTTTCAATTTTAGAGGAAGCTGTAATTTTAACTGGCTTAGTAGATACTTTAAATGGAGCTGGTCCTTTCACCGTATTTGCACCAACAAATGATGCCTTTGAAGCATTATATAGAATATTAGGACAAGATTTCGTAAATAGAGGTATGGCTGCCTTTGATACTCCCGAAAGAATAAATGCTCTTAGAAATCTTTTACTATACCATGTGGTACCAGGACAAGTACTTGCTAATCAGTTAAGTGCTGGTAGTGTTCCAACCGCATTTACAGGGAATTCTTTTACAGTGGTTGCGTCAGGAAACAGTTTCGTAATTAGAGATACCACTTCAGCTAGTGCTGATGCTGGTATTGTTGCTACTAATATATTAGCAACTAACGGAGTTGCTCATGTAATCAATCAAGTATTGGTACCCTTATCTTCTTTCGGTCCATTACATTAA
- the mazG gene encoding nucleoside triphosphate pyrophosphohydrolase — protein MNSRADQLKAFDRLLTIMDELRTQCPWDKKQTMQTLRSLTIEETYELGDAILDHNLEEVKKELGDLLLHLVFYAKIGSETNDFDIADVANEICEKLIHRHPHIYSDVKVKDEDEVKRNWEQLKLKEGKKSVLEGVPKGLPALVKASRIQEKVTAVGFDWEEPEQVWEKVQEELQEFKTEIAKDDHDAMEAEFGDVLFSLVNYARFLKINPENALERTNKKFIGRFQYLEQKAKGLGKELKDMTLAEMDVFWNEAKRR, from the coding sequence ATGAATTCAAGAGCTGACCAATTAAAAGCATTCGACCGTTTACTCACTATTATGGATGAGCTACGAACACAATGCCCTTGGGATAAAAAACAAACGATGCAAACCCTTCGTTCTTTAACCATTGAGGAAACCTACGAGTTAGGTGATGCTATTTTAGATCATAATTTAGAGGAAGTAAAAAAAGAATTGGGAGACCTACTATTACACCTCGTTTTTTATGCCAAAATTGGCAGTGAAACCAATGATTTTGATATTGCTGATGTGGCGAATGAAATTTGCGAAAAATTAATTCATAGACATCCGCACATTTATAGCGATGTAAAGGTAAAAGACGAAGACGAAGTAAAGCGAAATTGGGAACAATTGAAACTTAAGGAAGGCAAAAAAAGTGTCTTAGAAGGCGTTCCTAAAGGATTACCGGCACTCGTAAAAGCTAGCAGAATACAAGAAAAAGTTACCGCTGTAGGTTTTGATTGGGAAGAACCGGAGCAGGTTTGGGAGAAAGTACAGGAAGAATTACAAGAGTTTAAAACAGAAATTGCTAAGGATGATCATGATGCTATGGAAGCTGAATTTGGTGATGTGCTCTTCTCTCTTGTAAATTATGCGCGATTTTTAAAAATAAATCCAGAAAATGCCTTAGAGCGCACCAATAAAAAATTTATTGGACGATTTCAATACTTAGAACAAAAAGCAAAAGGCTTAGGAAAAGAACTAAAAGACATGACCTTAGCTGAAATGGATGTTTTTTGGAATGAAGCGAAACGCAGATAA
- a CDS encoding CTP synthase, translating to MSQTKYIFVTGGVSSSLGKGIIAASLAKLLQARGYKTTIQKLDPYINIDPGTLNPYEHGECYVTDDGAETDLDLGHYERFLNVKTSQANNVTTGRIYQSVIDKERRGEFLGKTVQVVPHITNEIKERIQILGKSGDYDIVITEIGGTVGDIESLPYIEAVRQLLWELGDHNGIVIHLTLIPYLSAAGELKTKPTQHSVKTLMESGINADILVCRTEHEISDEIKQKLALFCNVKREAVIQSIDASTIYDVPILMQEEGLDTVTLQKLALPDTVRPNLDLWNQFLNKHKNPKHEVTIGLVGKYVELQDSYKSILESFIHAGAVNEVKVNVRSIHSEHITVKNYEQKLKGLNGILVAPGFGERGIEGKIKAVQFARENNIPFLGICLGMQMAVIEFSRNVLGYKDATSTEMLASTEHPVINLMEAQKNITNKGGTMRLGSWDCELKEGSLVKEVYHGATEISERHRHRYEFNNDYKAQIEKAGMIASGVNKETGLVEIIEIPKHPWFIGVQYHPEYKSTVLTPHPLFVGFVKAALLHKI from the coding sequence ATGTCACAGACAAAATATATTTTCGTAACAGGTGGGGTTTCATCCTCGCTTGGCAAAGGCATCATCGCCGCCTCTTTAGCAAAACTTTTGCAGGCCAGAGGCTATAAAACTACCATTCAAAAATTAGACCCCTATATCAATATAGATCCAGGGACTTTAAATCCATATGAACATGGAGAATGTTATGTTACTGACGATGGAGCAGAAACTGATTTAGATTTAGGACACTACGAAAGGTTTTTAAATGTAAAAACGTCACAGGCTAATAATGTTACGACGGGTAGAATTTACCAAAGTGTTATAGATAAAGAACGTCGTGGAGAGTTTTTAGGAAAAACAGTGCAGGTGGTTCCACATATCACCAATGAAATTAAAGAGCGCATACAGATTCTTGGAAAAAGTGGTGATTATGATATTGTCATTACAGAAATAGGTGGCACTGTTGGCGATATAGAATCATTACCCTATATAGAAGCGGTTCGCCAGTTATTATGGGAATTAGGAGATCACAATGGTATTGTTATTCATTTAACTTTAATACCCTATTTATCTGCAGCCGGAGAGTTAAAAACAAAACCAACACAGCATTCTGTAAAAACACTCATGGAAAGCGGGATAAATGCTGATATTTTAGTATGCAGAACTGAGCATGAAATTTCTGATGAAATTAAACAAAAATTAGCCCTTTTTTGTAATGTTAAGCGAGAAGCTGTGATACAATCGATTGATGCATCAACGATTTACGATGTGCCCATTTTAATGCAAGAAGAAGGCTTAGATACTGTTACCCTTCAAAAATTGGCCTTGCCTGATACCGTAAGACCAAATTTAGATTTATGGAATCAGTTTTTAAACAAGCATAAAAACCCGAAACATGAAGTAACTATTGGTTTGGTAGGTAAATACGTAGAATTACAGGATTCTTATAAGTCCATTTTAGAATCATTTATACATGCAGGTGCCGTTAACGAAGTAAAAGTTAATGTTCGTTCTATACATTCGGAACATATTACTGTCAAAAATTATGAGCAAAAATTAAAAGGCTTAAATGGTATTTTAGTGGCTCCAGGTTTTGGAGAAAGAGGCATAGAAGGCAAAATTAAGGCAGTACAATTTGCAAGAGAAAACAATATTCCTTTTTTAGGGATTTGTCTTGGAATGCAAATGGCAGTTATTGAATTTTCTAGAAATGTTCTCGGTTACAAGGATGCTACTTCTACGGAAATGTTGGCTAGCACAGAACATCCTGTTATTAACTTAATGGAAGCGCAAAAAAACATTACCAATAAAGGAGGTACGATGCGTTTAGGAAGTTGGGACTGTGAGCTGAAAGAGGGATCTTTAGTTAAAGAGGTATATCATGGTGCTACCGAAATTTCAGAACGTCATCGCCATCGCTATGAATTTAACAACGATTATAAAGCACAAATAGAAAAAGCAGGTATGATTGCCTCTGGTGTTAATAAGGAGACTGGTTTGGTAGAAATTATCGAAATTCCTAAACACCCCTGGTTTATAGGCGTGCAATACCACCCCGAGTATAAAAGTACAGTTTTAACCCCTCATCCTTTATTTGTTGGTTTTGTAAAAGCAGCTTTGTTACACAAAATTTAA